Proteins encoded in a region of the Pseudomonas sp. PDNC002 genome:
- the flgK gene encoding flagellar hook-associated protein FlgK, with amino-acid sequence MSLLSIGLSGLNASQTALSTTGNNITNVNTAGYTRQQSVQGTSASQFAGQYYVGTGTTVQDVRRMYSEFLANQLRGATSVNSDAQTYLSQVNQIDSLLSDSTTGLSKVMQNFFASLQTAAATPTDAASRQLVLTQAGNLAQRFNSISTQLGTQNSYVNTQMDSLAGQVSDLAKTVAQYNQAITAAQASGASVNDLLDKRDQAVVQLSDMVGVSVVKQGSNYNLYLGSGQPLVVGSNASTLTAGPSANNPSQFSLSLSSGSSTMDVTSVVTGGQMGGLLRYRSDVLDSTQNELGRMAVVLADTFNSQLAQGLDLNGNFGAQLFKDINDASVIGNRSLANTHNTGTGNLNVNITDSSALTTSDYEVTFTSATGYTIKRSSDGTVMGTGDLNDNPPKQFDGFSISKQSVGTVQAGDRFTVMPTRTAAADISVTMTDSNRLAFASAVTASTTTGNKGSGTISGTSLTSKLDASNSTAMAAAVKAGLPVKLVFDAASGGTQGYTIYDSAGNSLGTGNIVPGQSNELSITVPGTPPFTFETTIGGYPGKGDSFSVAFNSDGDADNTNAQKLIDLQTAKTVGSGTGSGSGMSLTGAYSSLTETVGATANQAKLDATATEAVLTQAQGTRDSLSAVNLDEEAANLVKFQQYYTASAQIIKTAQTLFDTLINNI; translated from the coding sequence ATGAGCCTCTTATCCATCGGACTGTCCGGCCTCAACGCCTCGCAAACGGCGCTGAGCACCACCGGCAACAACATCACCAACGTCAACACCGCTGGCTACACCCGCCAGCAGTCGGTGCAGGGGACCTCTGCCTCGCAGTTCGCCGGGCAGTACTACGTCGGTACCGGCACCACGGTGCAGGACGTTCGCCGGATGTACAGCGAGTTCCTGGCCAACCAGCTGCGCGGCGCGACCTCGGTGAACAGCGATGCGCAGACCTACCTGTCGCAGGTCAACCAGATCGATTCGCTGCTGTCCGATAGCACCACCGGCCTTTCCAAGGTGATGCAGAATTTCTTCGCCTCGCTGCAGACCGCCGCGGCCACGCCGACCGATGCCGCGTCCCGGCAACTGGTACTGACCCAGGCGGGCAACCTGGCGCAGCGCTTCAACTCCATCTCCACCCAGCTGGGCACCCAGAACAGCTACGTCAATACGCAGATGGACAGCCTGGCCGGACAGGTCAGCGACCTGGCCAAGACCGTCGCCCAGTACAACCAGGCGATCACCGCGGCCCAGGCCAGCGGCGCCAGCGTCAACGACCTGCTGGACAAGCGCGACCAGGCGGTGGTGCAACTGTCCGACATGGTCGGCGTCAGCGTGGTCAAGCAGGGCAGCAACTACAACCTCTACCTGGGGTCCGGCCAGCCGCTGGTGGTGGGCAGCAACGCCTCCACCCTGACCGCCGGACCGAGCGCCAACAACCCGTCGCAGTTCAGCCTGAGCCTGAGTTCCGGCAGCTCGACCATGGACGTCACCTCGGTGGTTACCGGCGGCCAGATGGGCGGCCTGCTGCGCTATCGCAGCGACGTGCTGGACAGCACCCAGAACGAACTGGGGCGCATGGCAGTCGTCCTCGCCGATACCTTCAACAGCCAGCTGGCCCAGGGCCTGGACCTCAACGGCAACTTCGGCGCCCAGCTGTTCAAGGACATCAACGACGCCAGCGTCATCGGCAATCGCAGCCTGGCCAATACGCACAACACCGGGACCGGCAATCTCAACGTCAACATCACCGACAGCAGCGCGCTGACCACCAGCGACTACGAGGTGACCTTCACCTCCGCCACCGGCTACACCATCAAGCGTTCCTCCGATGGCACGGTGATGGGCACCGGCGATCTGAACGACAACCCGCCCAAGCAATTCGACGGGTTCAGCATCAGCAAGCAGAGCGTCGGCACGGTCCAGGCCGGTGACCGCTTCACCGTGATGCCCACGCGCACCGCGGCGGCCGACATCTCGGTGACCATGACCGACTCCAACCGCCTGGCCTTTGCCTCGGCGGTGACCGCCAGCACCACCACCGGCAACAAAGGCAGCGGCACCATCAGCGGCACCAGCCTGACCAGCAAGCTGGACGCCAGCAACAGCACCGCGATGGCCGCAGCGGTCAAGGCCGGCCTGCCGGTGAAACTGGTCTTCGACGCCGCCAGCGGCGGCACCCAGGGCTACACGATCTACGATTCGGCCGGCAACTCGCTGGGCACCGGCAACATCGTGCCGGGGCAGAGCAACGAACTCAGCATCACCGTGCCGGGCACGCCGCCGTTCACCTTCGAGACCACCATCGGTGGCTACCCGGGGAAGGGCGACAGTTTCTCCGTGGCCTTCAACAGCGATGGCGACGCCGACAACACCAACGCGCAGAAACTGATCGACCTGCAGACCGCCAAGACCGTTGGCAGCGGCACTGGCAGCGGCAGCGGAATGAGCCTGACCGGCGCCTACAGCAGCCTGACCGAAACCGTCGGCGCTACCGCCAACCAGGCCAAGCTGGACGCCACCGCCACCGAGGCGGTCCTGACCCAGGCGCAAGGCACCCGCGACTCGCTGTCGGCGGTGAACCTCGACGAAGAGGCCGCCAACCTGGTGAAGTTCCAGCAGTACTACACGGCCTCCGCGCAGATCATCAAGACCGCGCAGACGCTCTTCGACACTTTGATCAACAACATCTGA
- a CDS encoding flagellar hook-associated protein 3, which produces MVVRISTPQIFNSNIDNYNRGYSSLAKLQEQISSGTRIQTPADDPVGAARLLQLEQQQALLTQYAGNMTSATNSLNQEQSVLDSITNALQRARELTLRAGDGSMTDEDRGALSDELGQIQQQLLTLMNSKDASGNYLFSGSKSTVQPFVQNADGSFSYQGDQSSLKLQISDNLQMSTNDNGWSIFEMAANASRTLSSVTNNPNADGQQRVFLSQGTVTNDSSYNASFRDDAPYTLKVLNGTQYQILDKNGNDVTSEATTNGTYDATSTDSNAINFRGSQFQLDVSLQKTDDASTMDTLVGGYSFSFGTATDSLSVKRNATNTSMAQITSATVSNNTAYTTQFPSNGVQLKFTSATAYEVYALPTSQGATPLSTGTLGATFPQTVTVAGVDMSISAAPAAGDQFSVTASSPERQNILNTIGDLRKALDTSTAGNPQAQLNIRNMVATAVTNLDNASNQVLSTQSSIGARLNTIDVLTQENQSLALTNTTTQSSIRDTDMAAATSQLVLQQTMLEAAQAAFARISQLSLFNKL; this is translated from the coding sequence ATGGTTGTGCGAATTTCCACCCCGCAGATCTTCAATTCCAACATCGACAACTACAACCGTGGCTATTCCAGCCTGGCCAAGTTGCAGGAGCAGATCTCCAGCGGCACGCGCATCCAGACGCCCGCCGACGATCCCGTCGGTGCCGCGCGCCTGCTGCAGCTGGAGCAACAGCAGGCGCTGCTGACCCAGTACGCCGGCAACATGACCAGCGCGACCAACAGCCTGAACCAGGAACAGAGCGTCCTCGACTCCATCACCAATGCCCTGCAGCGCGCCCGCGAACTGACGCTGCGCGCCGGCGATGGCTCGATGACCGACGAGGATCGTGGCGCCCTCAGCGACGAGCTGGGGCAGATCCAGCAGCAACTGCTGACCCTGATGAACAGCAAGGACGCCAGCGGCAACTACCTGTTCTCCGGCAGCAAGAGCACCGTGCAGCCCTTCGTACAGAACGCCGATGGCAGCTTCAGCTACCAGGGCGACCAGAGCTCGCTGAAGCTGCAGATCTCCGACAACCTGCAGATGTCGACCAACGACAACGGCTGGAGCATCTTCGAGATGGCCGCCAATGCCAGTCGCACCCTCAGTTCGGTGACCAACAACCCGAACGCGGACGGGCAGCAGCGGGTGTTCCTGTCCCAGGGCACGGTGACCAACGACAGCAGCTACAACGCCAGCTTCCGTGACGACGCGCCCTACACGCTGAAGGTGCTCAACGGCACCCAGTACCAGATCCTCGACAAGAACGGCAACGACGTCACCAGCGAAGCCACCACCAACGGCACCTACGACGCGACGTCTACCGACAGCAACGCGATCAACTTCCGTGGCTCGCAATTCCAGCTGGATGTCTCGCTGCAGAAGACCGACGACGCCAGCACCATGGACACGCTGGTCGGTGGCTACAGCTTCAGCTTCGGTACCGCGACGGACAGCCTCTCGGTCAAGCGCAACGCCACCAACACCTCGATGGCGCAGATCACCTCGGCCACGGTGAGCAACAACACCGCCTACACCACGCAGTTCCCCAGCAATGGCGTGCAGCTCAAGTTCACCAGCGCCACCGCCTACGAGGTCTATGCGCTGCCCACCAGCCAGGGCGCCACGCCGCTGTCCACCGGCACGCTGGGCGCGACCTTCCCGCAGACCGTGACCGTCGCCGGCGTCGACATGAGCATCAGCGCAGCGCCCGCAGCCGGGGACCAGTTCAGCGTCACCGCCAGCTCGCCGGAGCGGCAGAACATCCTCAATACCATCGGTGACCTGCGCAAGGCGCTGGATACCTCCACGGCCGGCAACCCACAGGCGCAGCTGAACATTCGCAACATGGTCGCCACCGCCGTGACCAACCTGGACAACGCCAGCAACCAGGTGCTCTCGACCCAGTCGTCGATCGGCGCGCGGCTGAACACCATCGACGTGCTCACCCAGGAGAACCAGAGCCTGGCGCTGACCAACACCACCACCCAGTCGTCGATCCGCGATACCGACATGGCCGCGGCGACTTCGCAACTGGTGCTGCAGCAGACCATGCTCGAAGCCGCCCAGGCGGCGTTCGCGCGAATCAGTCAACTGAGCCTGTTCAACAAGCTGTGA
- a CDS encoding class I SAM-dependent methyltransferase, whose translation MATLEELAAFWNEEGLSHVIPEVGGEFPEGFDVRAMLGQIIDERDGVLEVGCGYGRLCRAFAPEHYLGVDVNVSAVEAARKNHPGYRFECIEPGAELPRSGTALIYTVACHIPVGELARFLAPICAAAERVVIGEVMDERWRRDGNPPIFNRDPEAYVGAMLRQGFELERYGKAVYQRYDVPAFNVGRDVRLTVHVYRRAQ comes from the coding sequence GTGGCGACACTGGAAGAACTGGCCGCGTTCTGGAACGAAGAAGGCCTGAGCCACGTCATCCCGGAAGTGGGCGGCGAGTTTCCCGAAGGCTTCGACGTGCGGGCAATGCTCGGGCAGATCATCGACGAGCGTGATGGCGTGCTTGAGGTGGGTTGCGGTTATGGCCGGCTGTGCCGGGCGTTCGCGCCGGAGCATTACCTGGGCGTGGACGTCAACGTCTCGGCGGTCGAGGCGGCGCGCAAGAATCATCCGGGCTACCGCTTCGAATGTATCGAGCCGGGCGCCGAACTGCCGCGCAGTGGCACGGCCCTGATCTACACCGTGGCCTGCCACATTCCCGTTGGTGAGCTGGCGCGATTTCTGGCTCCAATCTGCGCAGCCGCGGAGCGCGTGGTGATCGGTGAGGTGATGGATGAGCGCTGGCGCCGCGACGGCAACCCGCCGATCTTCAACCGCGATCCGGAAGCCTACGTGGGCGCCATGCTGCGCCAGGGCTTCGAGCTGGAGCGCTACGGCAAGGCGGTCTACCAGCGCTACGACGTGCCGGCCTTCAACGTTGGCCGCGACGTACGCCTGACGGTCCACGTCTACCGCCGCGCGCAGTGA
- a CDS encoding FkbM family methyltransferase has translation MKCCVIMPIGPGHQELAGRAKDSVARAVANGLGAFDEVQVLEMDDTQGRLGRSHARNLAVREAGERGIEWLFFLDADDLMCPTAFVDAAPLLEDHDAIWGTIYVADLQAGQAQRREGQISPIDNLEQVLLNDPYLTLQMGHFVRQDVAAATPFDTDMDTGEDFDYYLRLWKERRCVKIDTPLFLNVRGQHSGGPRSAHGGDWRQAINRVFSAFCRDNEVVAAIPYAQTSLALRLSNTLDPLQALLASERLHDLDELEETLRHLPPEARVVEVGGHIGSYALVLTLIGGAASLDSFEAEPELAEFLDYNLRLNALDAEHFRAHGIAVGAGRNNPDESEALFGRMELKDYIQPAGAALDDLLPDAGCELLRIDRRGYELAVLRGARQLIGANRPLILVRALNDNRPALLDWAQRNAYRVVRSFEYNLSTNYLLAAEA, from the coding sequence ATGAAGTGTTGCGTCATCATGCCGATCGGCCCGGGGCACCAGGAACTCGCCGGCCGCGCCAAGGACTCCGTGGCCCGTGCCGTGGCCAACGGCCTGGGCGCCTTCGACGAAGTGCAGGTGCTGGAAATGGACGACACCCAGGGCCGCCTGGGCCGCTCCCACGCCCGCAACCTGGCGGTGCGCGAAGCCGGCGAGCGCGGGATCGAGTGGCTGTTCTTCCTCGATGCCGACGACCTGATGTGCCCCACCGCATTCGTCGATGCCGCGCCTCTGCTGGAGGACCACGACGCGATCTGGGGCACCATCTATGTCGCCGACCTGCAGGCCGGCCAGGCGCAGCGCCGCGAGGGGCAGATCAGCCCGATCGACAACCTGGAACAGGTGCTGCTCAACGATCCCTACCTGACCCTGCAGATGGGCCACTTCGTTCGCCAGGACGTCGCGGCGGCTACACCCTTCGATACGGACATGGATACCGGCGAGGACTTCGATTACTACCTGCGCCTGTGGAAGGAGCGCCGCTGCGTGAAGATCGACACGCCGCTGTTCCTCAATGTCCGCGGACAGCATTCCGGCGGCCCGCGTTCGGCCCACGGCGGCGACTGGCGCCAGGCGATCAACCGGGTGTTCTCGGCCTTCTGCCGCGACAACGAGGTGGTTGCTGCGATTCCCTACGCGCAGACCTCACTGGCCTTGCGCCTGAGCAATACCCTCGACCCGCTGCAGGCACTGTTGGCCAGCGAACGCCTGCACGACCTCGACGAACTGGAAGAGACGCTGCGCCACCTGCCGCCCGAGGCGCGCGTGGTGGAAGTGGGCGGGCACATCGGCAGCTATGCGCTGGTCCTGACCCTGATCGGTGGCGCAGCGAGCCTGGACAGCTTCGAGGCGGAACCGGAGCTGGCGGAGTTTCTCGATTACAACCTGCGCCTCAACGCACTGGACGCTGAGCACTTCCGCGCCCACGGCATCGCCGTCGGCGCCGGGCGCAATAATCCCGACGAGAGCGAAGCCCTGTTCGGCCGCATGGAATTGAAGGACTACATCCAGCCCGCCGGCGCGGCCCTCGACGACCTGCTGCCGGACGCCGGCTGCGAGCTGTTGCGCATCGATCGGCGCGGATACGAACTGGCGGTGCTGCGCGGCGCGCGGCAACTGATCGGCGCCAATCGTCCGCTGATCCTGGTCCGGGCCCTGAACGACAACCGCCCTGCCCTGCTCGACTGGGCACAACGCAACGCGTATCGCGTGGTGCGCAGCTTCGAGTACAACCTCAGCACCAACTACCTGCTGGCCGCCGAGGCCTGA
- a CDS encoding tetratricopeptide repeat protein, with the protein MHTSQHQAETQRIARALEEAERLGDDDRKIPLYQQLLKLMPDLALGHAHLAALLLGRDREEEAQAHVERALSSAFDERIDSLLFEELAKRPRFNGNLVNAQRWYEAVPNVWRLKLLLSALNRIEAHDEAERLILQTLERPLPPVDQTQVLNLLAQLYYNTGRFHESIACCTLGLEQAPDSVPLNFNFAVAQEQVARYKEAFDAYAKVLRLDPQHVATHNNLALLMLRLGEFGPGWQHYEWRWAEVQKEHQQHFSIPRWQGEPLDGKTLLVWAEQGIGDHIMFASLLGELAQLGSTVHYEIYERLDALFSRSFPQIQFVRRELQGTAKDGAQVMHRQTWPRSDYQIPMGSLPALLRPNLESFPREPHYLSADPAMVEEIRADYRRRFPGKRLIGVSWRGGTSVSNEKQSRRIPIADLGVLAALPDVQLINLQYGDTRAEREEARANGFDIYNDDSVDPLHDMDRQAAQLCALEAVVSIDNTTVHLAGALGVPTYMLLQLNPNWRWGLQEGPSYWYPSVQRVRNPVLNEWRATLARVAEQLQDSKTH; encoded by the coding sequence ATGCATACATCCCAGCACCAGGCCGAGACCCAGCGCATCGCCCGCGCCCTCGAGGAGGCCGAGCGGCTCGGTGATGACGACCGCAAGATTCCTCTCTATCAGCAGTTGCTCAAGTTGATGCCCGACCTCGCTCTTGGCCATGCCCACTTGGCCGCCCTGCTGCTGGGGCGGGATCGCGAAGAAGAGGCACAGGCACACGTCGAGCGAGCACTGTCATCTGCATTCGACGAGCGCATCGACAGCCTGCTGTTTGAAGAGCTGGCCAAGCGCCCCCGTTTCAACGGCAACCTGGTGAACGCACAGCGGTGGTACGAGGCGGTGCCGAATGTCTGGCGCCTCAAGCTGCTGCTGTCCGCCCTCAACCGCATCGAGGCCCATGACGAGGCTGAGCGGTTGATCCTGCAGACTCTGGAGCGGCCGTTACCCCCGGTGGACCAGACCCAGGTACTGAACCTGCTGGCACAGCTCTACTACAACACCGGGCGCTTCCACGAGAGCATCGCCTGCTGCACCCTGGGCCTCGAACAGGCCCCCGACAGCGTGCCGCTCAACTTCAACTTCGCGGTGGCCCAGGAGCAGGTGGCGCGCTACAAGGAAGCCTTCGACGCCTACGCCAAGGTACTGCGCCTCGACCCGCAGCATGTCGCCACCCACAACAACCTGGCCCTGCTGATGCTGCGCCTGGGTGAGTTCGGCCCCGGCTGGCAGCACTACGAATGGCGCTGGGCGGAAGTGCAGAAGGAACACCAGCAGCACTTCTCCATCCCACGCTGGCAAGGCGAGCCGCTGGACGGCAAGACCTTGCTGGTGTGGGCCGAACAGGGCATCGGCGACCACATCATGTTCGCCAGCCTGCTGGGTGAACTGGCGCAACTGGGCAGCACCGTCCACTACGAAATCTACGAGCGTCTGGACGCCCTCTTCAGCCGCAGCTTCCCGCAGATCCAGTTCGTCCGCCGCGAGCTGCAGGGCACCGCAAAGGACGGCGCGCAGGTCATGCACCGGCAGACCTGGCCACGCAGCGACTACCAGATTCCCATGGGCAGCCTGCCGGCACTGCTGCGCCCCAACCTGGAAAGCTTCCCGCGCGAGCCGCATTACCTGTCCGCAGATCCGGCGATGGTCGAGGAAATTCGCGCGGACTATCGTCGGCGTTTCCCCGGCAAGCGCCTGATCGGCGTGTCCTGGCGCGGCGGCACCAGCGTGTCCAACGAGAAGCAGAGCCGACGCATCCCCATCGCCGACCTCGGCGTACTGGCCGCGCTGCCGGACGTGCAACTGATCAACCTGCAATACGGCGACACCCGCGCGGAACGCGAAGAGGCCCGCGCCAACGGCTTCGACATCTACAACGACGACAGCGTCGATCCGCTGCACGACATGGACCGCCAGGCCGCGCAGCTCTGTGCGCTGGAAGCGGTGGTCAGCATCGACAACACCACCGTCCACCTGGCCGGTGCGCTGGGCGTGCCCACCTACATGCTGCTCCAACTCAATCCCAACTGGCGCTGGGGGCTGCAGGAAGGTCCCAGCTACTGGTACCCGAGCGTGCAGCGCGTGCGCAACCCGGTACTGAACGAATGGCGGGCCACGCTGGCCCGTGTCGCCGAGCAACTGCAAGACAGCAAAACCCACTAG
- a CDS encoding flagellin yields the protein MALTVNTNIASLSVQKNLSKAAGSLSNSMTRLSTGLRINSAKDDAAGSQISNRLTSQVKGLDVAVKNAQDANSIAQAAEGALQESTNILQRMRELSLQSANGSNSSEDQSSLNQEFKSLTAELTRISKTTTFGGGTSGIKLLDGSAGTNGTLTFQVGANANETISFSLGDMGANALKGSSALASANVTLTTALASANAVTATAGTMVIDGTTVNIAKGSNTKDIISAINTNVSGVTATTGTNGTGIVLHSGSQIVVSAGTGATAATAATTATVSSSFTVQQLDITTAKGAQSATQVIDAALKQIDTQRSALGAVENRLDSTISNLQNVSQNATAARSTIQDVDFASETAEMTKQQTLQQAATAVLAQANQLPSGVLKLLQ from the coding sequence ATGGCACTTACCGTTAACACGAACATTGCCTCGCTCTCCGTTCAAAAGAACCTGAGCAAGGCTGCTGGCTCCCTCTCCAACTCGATGACTCGCCTGTCCACCGGCCTGCGCATCAACAGTGCCAAAGACGACGCCGCCGGCTCGCAGATCTCCAACCGTCTGACCAGCCAGGTCAAAGGCCTTGACGTAGCCGTCAAGAACGCCCAGGACGCCAACTCCATCGCCCAGGCCGCCGAAGGCGCCCTGCAGGAATCCACCAACATCCTGCAGCGTATGCGTGAACTGTCCCTGCAGTCGGCCAACGGCTCGAACAGCTCCGAAGACCAGAGCTCGCTGAACCAGGAGTTCAAGTCGCTGACCGCTGAACTGACCCGTATCTCCAAGACCACCACCTTCGGTGGCGGTACCTCCGGCATCAAGCTGCTCGACGGCTCCGCTGGCACCAACGGCACCCTGACCTTCCAGGTCGGCGCCAACGCCAACGAAACCATCAGCTTCAGCCTGGGTGACATGGGCGCCAACGCCCTGAAAGGCTCCTCCGCCCTGGCCTCGGCCAACGTGACCCTGACCACCGCGCTGGCCTCGGCGAACGCCGTGACCGCCACTGCCGGTACCATGGTGATCGACGGCACCACCGTCAACATCGCCAAGGGTTCGAACACCAAGGACATCATCAGCGCCATCAACACCAACGTCAGCGGCGTGACTGCAACCACCGGCACCAACGGCACCGGTATCGTCCTGCACTCGGGCAGCCAGATCGTGGTCAGCGCGGGTACCGGCGCCACTGCAGCCACCGCTGCTACCACCGCTACCGTTTCCTCGTCCTTCACCGTGCAGCAGCTGGACATCACCACTGCCAAAGGTGCTCAGTCGGCTACCCAGGTGATCGACGCCGCGCTGAAGCAGATCGATACCCAGCGTTCCGCTCTGGGTGCTGTAGAGAACCGCCTGGACAGCACCATCTCCAACCTGCAGAACGTGTCGCAGAACGCCACCGCCGCACGCTCCACCATCCAGGACGTGGACTTCGCTTCGGAAACGGCCGAAATGACCAAGCAGCAAACCCTGCAACAGGCCGCCACCGCGGTTCTGGCCCAGGCCAACCAGCTGCCCTCGGGCGTCCTGAAGCTCCTGCAGTAA
- a CDS encoding flagellar protein FlaG yields MDTSLGINNLRPVDTASVGGKPASGNSLPQSAKQSPAVNGQRKLDEAVNRLREQAQSVQRNLEFSVDEASGETVVKVVASDTGEIIRQIPSEVALKLAESLKEAGNLLFSERA; encoded by the coding sequence ATGGATACCAGCCTCGGAATCAACAACCTGCGCCCGGTCGATACCGCCAGCGTGGGTGGCAAGCCGGCCAGCGGCAACAGCTTGCCGCAAAGCGCCAAGCAATCGCCGGCCGTCAACGGTCAACGCAAGCTGGACGAAGCGGTCAATCGTCTGCGCGAGCAGGCCCAGTCGGTGCAGCGCAACCTGGAGTTCTCGGTGGACGAAGCCAGCGGCGAGACCGTGGTCAAGGTCGTGGCCTCCGACACTGGCGAGATCATCCGGCAGATTCCTTCGGAAGTTGCTCTGAAGTTGGCAGAAAGCCTGAAGGAAGCGGGTAATCTGTTGTTCAGCGAACGCGCGTAG
- the fliD gene encoding flagellar filament capping protein FliD, translated as MAGTSINGVGSGYDIDSIVTSLVNAQKAPKQSQITTQQTKANTQLSALGTLKSALSTYQAALDKLNDASSFAGLAVKSSSTDTLTATVGAGATGGSYKVVVGNLATSSKVATQYIDKSTSFGAGSLKITQGNSSYTVNVSAGASLSDVRDSINSQLKSSGITANIITDATGPRLVLGSTTTGAGSDISIEASGDSSLDVLKIDGSGTKASATAGGYIDTVAKDANYTIDGLQMSSATNTVSGAISGVSFTLVAAGSSTVTVDTNKDGLKTSIKSFVDSYNALITSINSLTKVTNTTDSSGKPTTSAAALSGDAMTRTLLSGLRNELVGSSDSGGSIKLLSQLGISTKNDGTLSIDDKKLDTALTNNFSSVQGFFTGSGGLLERMSASVKSYTQSNGLLDQRTSNLNQTLSDLATQQTALTNRMDKLTTTLMAKYNAMDSLVAQLKATSSSVMTTLNALNKASSSNS; from the coding sequence ATGGCCGGGACTTCGATCAATGGCGTAGGGTCGGGATACGACATCGACTCCATCGTGACCTCGTTGGTGAACGCGCAGAAGGCGCCGAAACAAAGCCAGATCACCACGCAGCAGACCAAGGCCAATACCCAGCTGTCGGCGCTCGGTACGCTCAAGAGCGCGCTGTCCACCTATCAGGCCGCGCTGGATAAGCTCAACGACGCCAGCTCCTTCGCCGGGCTTGCGGTGAAGTCCTCGAGCACCGACACCCTCACGGCCACTGTCGGCGCTGGCGCCACCGGCGGCAGCTACAAAGTGGTCGTCGGCAACCTGGCCACCAGCTCCAAGGTCGCCACCCAGTACATCGACAAGTCGACCAGCTTCGGCGCCGGCAGCCTGAAGATCACCCAGGGCAACAGCTCCTACACGGTCAACGTGTCGGCGGGCGCGAGCCTCTCCGATGTCCGGGACAGCATCAACAGCCAGCTCAAGTCCAGTGGCATCACCGCCAACATCATCACCGACGCCACCGGTCCGCGCCTGGTACTGGGCTCCACCACCACCGGCGCTGGCAGCGACATCAGCATCGAAGCCAGCGGCGACAGCAGCCTCGACGTGCTCAAAATCGATGGCTCCGGCACCAAGGCGTCGGCCACCGCCGGCGGCTACATCGACACCGTCGCGAAGGACGCCAACTACACCATCGATGGCCTGCAGATGAGCAGCGCCACCAACACCGTCAGCGGCGCGATCAGCGGTGTGTCGTTCACCCTGGTGGCTGCCGGTAGTTCGACCGTCACCGTCGATACCAACAAGGACGGTCTGAAGACTTCGATCAAGTCCTTCGTCGATTCGTACAACGCGTTGATCACCTCGATCAACTCGCTGACCAAGGTCACCAACACCACCGACAGCAGCGGCAAGCCCACCACCAGCGCCGCGGCGCTGTCCGGTGACGCGATGACCCGCACCCTGCTCAGTGGGCTGCGCAATGAACTGGTGGGCTCTTCCGACAGCGGCGGCAGCATCAAGCTGCTGTCCCAGCTGGGCATTTCCACCAAGAACGACGGCACCCTGTCGATCGATGACAAGAAGCTCGATACCGCGCTGACCAATAACTTCTCATCGGTACAGGGCTTCTTCACCGGCAGCGGCGGCCTGCTCGAGCGCATGAGCGCCAGCGTGAAGAGCTACACCCAGAGCAATGGCCTGCTCGACCAGCGCACCAGCAACCTGAACCAGACCCTCAGCGACCTGGCCACCCAGCAGACCGCACTGACCAATCGCATGGACAAACTGACCACCACGCTCATGGCCAAGTACAACGCCATGGACTCCCTGGTCGCCCAGCTCAAGGCCACCAGCAGCAGCGTGATGACCACGCTCAATGCGCTGAACAAGGCGAGCAGTTCCAACAGCTGA
- the fliS gene encoding flagellar export chaperone FliS codes for MNASAALRQYQNVNNQSQLHDASPHRLIQMLMEGGLSRIAQARGSMERGQFAQKGMLIAKATAIIGGLREALNFEVGGELAENYANLYDYMSRRLGDANRSNDLEVLDEVSGLLRTIKEGWDAIPQ; via the coding sequence ATGAACGCTTCGGCAGCGCTGCGCCAGTACCAGAACGTGAACAACCAGTCGCAGTTGCACGACGCTTCTCCCCATCGCCTGATCCAGATGTTGATGGAAGGCGGCCTGAGCCGTATCGCCCAGGCGCGTGGCTCGATGGAGCGCGGGCAGTTCGCTCAGAAGGGCATGCTGATCGCCAAGGCCACCGCCATCATCGGCGGTCTGCGTGAAGCGCTGAACTTCGAGGTCGGTGGAGAGCTGGCCGAGAACTATGCCAACCTGTACGACTACATGAGCCGTCGCCTCGGCGACGCCAACCGCAGCAACGATCTGGAAGTCCTCGACGAGGTGTCGGGCCTGCTGCGTACCATCAAGGAAGGTTGGGACGCCATTCCCCAGTGA
- a CDS encoding flagellar protein FliT, protein MTLAVQHIEQTRVALGAALAQQDWEAIARLDLECREHVDAAMVEPLDDDSDLKRSLEGLLVLYRELVHAVTRQREDVAGEILRVNRSHQGAKVYQMFG, encoded by the coding sequence ATGACCCTCGCCGTTCAGCACATCGAACAGACCCGCGTCGCCCTGGGGGCAGCGCTGGCCCAGCAGGACTGGGAAGCCATCGCTCGACTCGACCTCGAGTGTCGCGAGCACGTGGACGCCGCGATGGTCGAGCCGCTGGACGATGACAGCGATCTCAAGCGCAGCCTGGAAGGGTTGCTGGTGCTTTACCGCGAACTGGTCCACGCTGTCACTCGTCAGCGCGAGGATGTGGCCGGCGAGATTCTGCGTGTCAACCGCTCGCACCAGGGCGCCAAGGTCTACCAGATGTTCGGCTGA